In Chryseobacterium salivictor, the DNA window TCTGATGACCATCGTTTGCGGATTATTTTCCAGAGCGAGTTCTTCGCCTTTCAATTTAGATGCTCCGTAAACGCCTTGTGGATTGGTAAAATTATCTTCTGAATAAGAAATATTGCTTTCACCATCAAAAACATAATCGGTCGAAATATGAATTAAAACGGTTCTCGAAGCTTTACAGGCTTCCGCTACATTTGCGACTCCATCAGCATTGACAGCAAAAGCTTTGTCGGCTTCTTTCTCTGCCAAATCTACGGCGGTATAGGCCGCAGCATTGATACAAAAATCAGGTTTATAGTCCTCAAAGAAATCTTCAACTGCCCTCCGTTCGGTAATATTCAGTTCTTGAGAGTCAGCGAATCTGAATTCAAACTGATTTTCAAAATCTGGTGCTAATTTTTTAAAACAGCTTCCTAATTGTCCATTGCTGCCAATTACAAGTATTTTCTTCATTATAGATTTGCCTTTTTGTTTTGTTTTCTAAAATACGATGCGCGGCTTTTAAAGTCTTTTTCTTCCAAATCGACCAGAAACTTTTCAAATAACCGTCTGGTATCTTCCGGATGAACATCAGATTTCCGTGTTTTCATATTGAAATAAATCACGGTCACCCACAAAAGACAGTG includes these proteins:
- the rfbD gene encoding dTDP-4-dehydrorhamnose reductase, with protein sequence MKKILVIGSNGQLGSCFKKLAPDFENQFEFRFADSQELNITERRAVEDFFEDYKPDFCINAAAYTAVDLAEKEADKAFAVNADGVANVAEACKASRTVLIHISTDYVFDGESNISYSEDNFTNPQGVYGASKLKGEELALENNPQTMVIRTSWLYSEFNKNFVKTMLNLFSTKDELGIVADQFGQPTNANDLANAVMKIIQSDPKMFGIFHFSNYPETNWFEFASKIAEFSNSGIKLKAITTEEFPTPAKRPRRSTMALDKIEKVYRIEPIHWEHSLQDCIETLTTTHE